Within the Verrucomicrobiia bacterium genome, the region GCTCAACGCCCTCATCGCCCTCAAGGCCCTGGGCTATCCCGCCGACCATCCCCAGGTCGTTCGAGCCTGGCGCGAACTCAAGCGCCTCCAACATGAGGAACCCGATTCCGTCCGCATCGAACCCTGCTTCTCCCCCGTCTGGGACACCGCCATCGCCTGCATCTGCCTCCGTGAATCCGGCGTCCCCGAAAACCACCCGGCCCTCGAAAAGGCCGCCCACTGGCTCATGGATCGCGAAATCCGCTTTCGCGGCGACTGGTACCACAAGAACCCTGCCCCTGTGGAACCCTCAGGCTGGGTCTTCGAATACAATAACAAGTGGAACCCGGACGTGGACGACACCGCCATGGTCCTCCTCGCCCTCCGCCTCATTCCCACCTCGGACCGCGCCCGCCGCGATGCCTGCTTCCGGCGTGGCTACGAGTGGATGCTGACGTTCCAATGCCGCGACGGCGGCTGGGCTGCCTTCGACAAGGACTGCACCAAGAGCATCCTCGAAAAGGTCCCCTTCGCCGATCACAACGCCATGCTCGATCCGGAATGCGTGGACATCACGGCACGCATCCTCGAGGTCATGGGACTGGAGGGCGTCGGACTCGATCATCCCCAGGTCCAGCGCGCCCTCGACTTCATCCGCCAGTCCCAGGAGCCCGACGGCTCCTTCTTTGGCCGCTGGGGCGTCAATTACATCTACGGCACCTGGCAGGTCCTGCGGGGCCTTCACGCCCTCCGTTATCCCATGGACGAGCCATGGCTCCAGCGCGCCGGCGCCTGGCTCGAGAGTGTCCAGCATGCCGATGGCGGTTGGGGCGAGCGCTGCAATACCTACGACGATCCAGTCTTCAAGGGCCAGGGGCCCAGCACCGCCTCCCAGACCGCCTGGGCGGTCATGGGTCTTTGTACCCTCGGCGACCCCGGCCGCCCCAGCCTCCAGCGTGGCATCGAATACCTCGTCCAGTCCCAGAACCCCGACGGTTCCTGGACTGAAAACGAAATCACGGGGACCGGCTTTCCCCGCGTGTTCTACCTGAAGTACGACATCTACCGGAATACCTGGCCGCTCCTCGCCCTGGCCACCTATCGCAGGCTCCGCGCGGCCACCGTCTCCGGCAACGGACATCATGGCCCCGGCATGGACGCCGCCGCCGCCGAGGCCCGATCGCGCGACGCTCTCATCCCCCGCGCCTTCGCGGATTGAACCCGCCCGGCCCATCCACCCTGGTCTGCTTTGCCGTCCGCGAAGAGGCGGCCCCGTTCCGCGCCGTCGCACCCGCCGACACCCGCGTGCTGGTCACTGGCATGGGCGCCGCCAATGCCGCCCTCCGCCTCCGGCGCCACCTCGTGACCCACCTCCCGCGCCGCGTCGTGACGGCGGGCTACGCGGGCGGCCTCAACCCCGACCTCCCCGCCGGGACAGTCCTCTTCAGCACGGAACGCGATCCCGAACTGACAAGCCGTCTTCCGGAGGCCGGGGCTGTCCCCGGGACCTTCCACTGCGCCAGCCGCGTCGCCGTCACCACCGCCGAAAAGCGGAACCTCCGCGAGGCCACCGGTGCCGACGCTGTCGAAATGGAGTCGGGCATCATCGCGGACGTGTGTCGTGAACATCTCCTCCCCGTGGCCACGGTGCGCGTGATTCTCGACCCCGCGGACGCCGATCTGCCCCTCGACTTCAACGCCCTCATGACCCCCCGCCACACGGTCTGCCTCGGGCGCTTGATCGGGCACCTCCTGCTCCATCCAGGCGCGGTTCCCCGGCTCCTCCGGTTCCGTCGCGAGTGCGCCCGCGCCGCCCAGCGCCTCGCCAAGGTCCTCCGCGCCGCCCTCTAGCCGCGTACCCTTGCCGCCTACCGCCTCGGCCAGTCCAGGTGCCGGTGCAGAAACTCATAGGTCCCCACGCCGTGGATTCGGTGGGGTCCCACGAACCATTCGATCTCGCAGTGGCCCGGCGGCAGCCCCAGCCGCGCCGCGTACAGGTGCCGCACCTTCGCAAACTCGTACGCCACCGTCTCGTCCGGAGCCACGCCGTCGAAGTGACCCCGTTCGACCATGAACGG harbors:
- the shc gene encoding squalene--hopene cyclase, whose amino-acid sequence is MSDLPLAQDRRQARPASRTQPQVAEPRSLESALARSQDYLLGIQGPEGFWVGELMVDSTLVSDMVAYHHWDRSVDPEWERKAIRHLLGKQLPDGGWNIYEGGPAEVNATIKAYLALKLAGVPITDPRMLRAREVALRLGGVPRMNTFSKLYLALLGLVEWRHVPSIPCEILLIGKWFHVNFWDMSNWSRGMLVPLAIINHFRPTRPVTVNLDELYPNGKWELDQALRPRYFDFSLRNMFLWLDRLHKLAEWVQRQGLHPFRRQALRRCEAWMLERFEGSDGLAAIFPAMLNALIALKALGYPADHPQVVRAWRELKRLQHEEPDSVRIEPCFSPVWDTAIACICLRESGVPENHPALEKAAHWLMDREIRFRGDWYHKNPAPVEPSGWVFEYNNKWNPDVDDTAMVLLALRLIPTSDRARRDACFRRGYEWMLTFQCRDGGWAAFDKDCTKSILEKVPFADHNAMLDPECVDITARILEVMGLEGVGLDHPQVQRALDFIRQSQEPDGSFFGRWGVNYIYGTWQVLRGLHALRYPMDEPWLQRAGAWLESVQHADGGWGERCNTYDDPVFKGQGPSTASQTAWAVMGLCTLGDPGRPSLQRGIEYLVQSQNPDGSWTENEITGTGFPRVFYLKYDIYRNTWPLLALATYRRLRAATVSGNGHHGPGMDAAAAEARSRDALIPRAFAD